The sequence GCTTCTTagtttcttcaatttctttttcaatcCTTTTTTCTACCCTGGCTAGGCTGGAACCTCAAAGTCTGTTAATAGTGAATGACCTCTGGTATCTCCACTCAGCTTCTAATCACCCAGCAGCCACTCTTTGCTATGCCTGATGGAATTTCAGCCAGCGTATTTGCAACTGTGCCTTCTGTAAGTACTTGAGAACTTTTACACAGTCTTCTTTACTTACCTACGTATATCTTCTTCCTCTCCAGAATAACTTTCCAAACCCCATTTAGATATAGCTACTCGTGTTGCAAACATGACCTGTGTAGAGCAAGAAGAACAGAGTATTTCCATCTTGAACTCTCTTCTCCTTCTCGGCTCCTAGGCTCAATTGGTGACATAACTCCACTGTCTAGtctttctttgatattttcttttcctccatatCCCTTTGATGACTAGCTGCAGTCAATTCCTCTTTGACTATGTCTTTCCCACTTTACCCCCATGACAACAGTCTTCATTGTTCTCAATTTTATGATCCCACAGCACTTTACTAATACTGCTGGTAGAacacatctttttttattataacacAGCAACTGGCATTCGATAATTATTAACCGTAGGAAGAAACAAATGGATGTTGTGTTTGTATTTGCTTCACCTGCCAGATGGTTAGcttattttcagcagagacaatAAAACACAGGACACACAATAGACATTTAATAAATCTTAGTTGAATAAATAAtgacattattatatttttttcataaatagatCATGTCACCTGGattagtttatatattttgtcatatttggtGTTTGGGTAATGTTCAGTATTTCTCAACCTGTCTGAAACCATTTTTTGGGAGGACAAGTCAGGAAAAGTCTACTTTCAAATATGCCGATGTACTAGACCATCTTACATGCAAGgatgtttaattttcttaaaacagcaagaacagcaaaattaagaaatttttgtcCATACTGCCACCATTTTCAGTTTCActaatgtttccagtttttctttaaatgccaATGTTCAGAGTTAAGAAACGCATTTAATGAATgaacagaaataaacagaagtaATTGTAGACACTTGTGCTATGCCAGAGATGTAAAATTTATTAGGATAATCATGAAGAACTTCCTTAATTTTCAGAAAGATACCACCCAAGACTGAAAACAGAATTCCCAAACCACCCACAGAAAGAGACACTTTAATATGAAGGAATCGAACAGCTTCAGGAAGCTATAGGCATCCACTGATTCAAACTGCAGTTGGTTATAGCTGAATGGTCATTGAAAGTTtcttggtctctttttttttgcagggggtgATTGTGGTAGTACCATCCTTGTTCCAATTTCTAAAGCAGAGTACATTAGTTGTAGGTACTGAGATAGGTGAATGCTAAAGCTTCTATGTTGACTTTTTCAATCTCAGGCACTGAGCAAAGTAGCCATCCATTAGCAGCCTCTTGGGAGGCAGGGCTCACAGCAGGGCTGAGTGAAGGTGGTGAGGTTGAGGGTCTCCAGGCCTGGAGTTGGCTGGCAGGAGTTGAGCAGGAAGCAGGTGGGCACGCAGGGCTGAGGAATGTGGCAGGGTGGGGGACAGTTGTCACAGCAGGTGGGCTCCAGTAACCAAACTGTGTGTGGGCAGGTGCTGGGCAGGCAG comes from Homo sapiens chromosome 17, GRCh38.p14 Primary Assembly and encodes:
- the KRTAP3-3 gene encoding keratin-associated protein 3-3, giving the protein MDCCASRGCSVPTGPATTICSSDKSCRCGVCLPSTCPHTVWLLEPTCCDNCPPPCHIPQPCVPTCFLLNSCQPTPGLETLNLTTFTQPCCEPCLPRGC